Proteins encoded within one genomic window of Glandiceps talaboti chromosome 3, keGlaTala1.1, whole genome shotgun sequence:
- the LOC144433231 gene encoding hyalin-like, translated as MNRVDMDGQKREQRDCGSGAWTKVAAFQSCYHFTSQLRNRGNGQSMCINNGADLVVIGSSEEQSWISSHMETNSLSNEYWIGITTKDYLWVNGQTDVAYNHYSLTSTPDECIYIDPSDFTWRDGDCSTDRKSLCEKIALDAEFDPPVIRGCPTDIKQATDPTSPTASVTWTEPSATDSQNPPVAMTTTHVSGSTFAIGPTIVTYTFTDAVSNSAMCQFAVKITDLENPVFLNCSSNMTVNTSLSSGKTTVSWQPPVASDNSGHVTLTASHQVGALFTIGLTTVTYTASDPAGNAVQCSFTITVKEFDPPIISGCPTDIKQATDPTSPTASVTWTEPSATDSQNPPVAMTTTHVSGSTFAIGPTIVTYTFTDAVSNSAMCQFAVTITDEEKPIFLNCSSNMTVNTSLSSGNTTVSWQPPVASDNSGHVNLTASHQVGALFTIGLTTVTYTASDPAGNEVQCSFTITVKEFDPPIISGCPTDINQATDPTSPTATVTWTEPSATDSLNPPVAMTTTHVSGSTFAIGPTIVTYTFTDAVSNSAMCQFAVTITDEEKPIFLNCSSNMTVNTSLSSGNTTVSWQPPVASDNSGHVNLTASHQVGALFAIGLTTVTYTASDPAGNEVQCSFTITVKEFDPPIISGCPTDINQATDPTSPTATVTWTEPSATDSLNPPVAMTTTHVSGSTFAIGPTNVTYTFTDAVSNSAMCQFAVTITDEEKPAFLNCSSNMTVNTSLSSGNTTVSWQPPVASDNSGHVTLTASHQVGALFTIGLTTVTYTASDPAGNEVQCSFTITVKEFDPPIISGCPTDINQATDPTSPTATVTWTEPSATDSLNPPVAMTTTHVSGSTFAIGPTNVTYTFTDAVSNSAMCQFAVTITDEEKPAFLNCSSNMTVNTSLSSGNTTVSWQPPVASDNSGHVTLTASHQVGALFTIGLTTVTYTASDPAGNEVQCSFTITVKEFDPPVIRGCPTDINQATDPTSPTATVTWTEPSATDSQNPPVAMTTTHVSGSPFAIGPTNVTYTFTDAVSNAAMCQFAVTITDEENPVFLNCSSNMTVNTSLSSSNTTVSWQPPVASDNSGHVNLTASHQVGALFTIGLTTVTYTASDPAGNEVQCSFIITVKEFDPPVISGCPTDINQATDPTSPTATVTWTEPSATDSQNPPVAMTTTHVSSSTFAIGPTIVTYTFTDAVSNSAMCQFAVTITDEEKPVFLNCSSNMTVNTSLSSGKTTVSWQPPVASDNSGHVNLTASHQVGALFTIGLTTVTYTASDPTGNEVQCSFTITVKEFDPPVISGCPTDINQATDPTSPTATVTWTEPSATDSQNPPVAMTTTQVSGSTFAIGPTNVTYTFTDAVSNSAMCQFAVTITDEEKPVFLNCSSNMTVNTPLSSGNTTVSWQPPVASDNSGHVNLTASHQVGALFTIGLTTVTYTASDPAGNEVQCSFTITVKGTNLRVNRTQTYRTATFSSSPNGHMFGPETEEILISKTVVKGKIQCAHKCLKEPLCQSFNFDNNDRKCALLNHRYELWELSNMVGVEYFRLSEGCP; from the exons ATTGTGGTAGTGGTGCTTGGACCAAGGTTGCGGCGTTCCAATCATGCTACCACTTCACTTCTCAGTTACGGAATCGCGGCAATGGTCAAAGTATGTGCATAAATAATGGTGCCGATCTTGTTGTCATTGGAAGCAGTGAAGAACAAAGCTGGATCAGTTCCCACATGGAAACCAATTC ACTAAGCAATGAGTATTGGATTGGAATAACAACAAAAGACTACCTGTGGGTCAACGGACAAACCGATGTAGCCTACAACCACTATTCTCTAACGTCTACACCAGATGAATGTATTTACATAGACCCGAGTGATTTTACATGGCGTGATGGAGATTGTAGCACCGATAGAAAATCGCTGTGTGAAAAGATTGCTTTAGATGCAG AATTCGATCCTCCAGTAATTAGAGGTTGTCCGACTGATATAAAACAAGCTACCGACCCCACTTCCCCCACTGCTAGTGTGACATGGACTGAACCTAGTGCGACGGATAGCCAGAATCCACccgttgctatgacaacaacCCATGTCTCAGGTTCGACCTTTGCTATTGGTCCAACGATTGTGACATATACATTTACTGATGCTGTTTCTAATTCTGCCATGTGTCAGTTTGCTGTTAAGATAACAG ATTTAGAGAACCCTGTATTCCTGAACTGCAGTAGTAATATGACAGTAAACACATCACTCAGTTCCGGCAAAACCACGGTGTCCTGGCAACCACCTGTTGCTTCTGACAACTCCGGCCACGTAACTCTGACAGCAAGCCATCAAGTGGGGGCGCTCTTTACGATCGGTCTGACAACGGTGACGTATACAGCCTCCGATCCTGCAGGCAATGCAGTTCAATGCAGTTTTACCATCACTGTGAAAG AATTCGATCCTCCAATAATTAGCGGTTGTCCGACTGATATAAAACAAGCTACCGACCCCACTTCCCCCACTGCTAGTGTGACATGGACTGAACCAAGTGCGACGGATAGCCAGAATCCACccgttgctatgacaacaacCCATGTCTCAGGTTCGACCTTTGCTATTGGTCCAACGATTGTGACATATACATTTACTGATGCTGTTTCTAATTCTGCCATGTGTCAGTTTGCTGTTACGATAACAG ATGAAGAGAaacctatattcctgaactgcaGTAGTAATATGACAGTAAACACATCACTCAGTTCCGGCAATACCACGGTGTCCTGGCAACCACCTGTTGCTTCTGACAACTCCGGCCACGTAAATCTGACAGCAAGCCATCAAGTGGGGGCGCTCTTTACGATCGGTCTGACAACGGTGACGTATACAGCCTCCGATCCAGCAGGCAATGAAGTTCAATGCAGTTTTACCATCACTGTAAAAG AATTCGATCCTCCAATAATTAGCGGTTGTCCGACTGATATAAACCAAGCTACCGACCCCACTTCCCCCACTGCTACTGTGACATGGACTGAACCAAGTGCGACTGATAGCCTGAATCCACccgttgccatgacaacaaccCATGTCTCAGGTTCGACCTTTGCTATTGGTCCAACGATTGTGACATATACATTTACTGATGCTGTTTCTAATTCTGCCATGTGTCAGTTTGCTGTTACGATAACAG ATGAAGAGAaacctatattcctgaactgcaGTAGTAATATGACAGTAAACACATCACTCAGTTCCGGCAATACCACGGTGTCCTGGCAACCACCTGTTGCTTCTGACAACTCCGGCCACGTAAATCTGACAGCAAGCCATCAAGTGGGGGCGCTCTTTGCGATCGGTCTGACAACGGTGACGTATACAGCCTCCGATCCAGCAGGCAATGAAGTTCAATGCAGTTTTACCATCACTGTGAAAG AATTCGATCCTCCAATAATTAGCGGTTGTCCGACTGATATAAACCAAGCTACCGACCCCACTTCCCCCACTGCTACTGTGACATGGACTGAACCAAGTGCGACTGATAGCCTGAATCCACccgttgccatgacaacaaccCATGTCTCAGGTTCGACCTTTGCTATTGGTCCAACGAATGTGACATATACATTTACTGATGCTGTTTCTAATTCTGCCATGTGTCAGTTTGCTGTTACGATAACAG ACGAGGAGAAGCCTGCATTCTTGAACTGCAGTAGTAATATGACAGTAAACACATCACTCAGTTCCGGCAATACCACGGTGTCCTGGCAACCACCTGTTGCTTCTGACAACTCTGGCCACGTAACTCTGACAGCAAGCCATCAAGTGGGGGCGCTCTTTACGATCGGTCTGACAACGGTGACGTATACAGCCTCCGATCCTGCAGGCAATGAAGTTCAATGCAGTTTTACCATCACTGTGAAAG AATTCGATCCTCCAATAATTAGCGGTTGTCCGACTGATATAAACCAAGCTACCGACCCCACTTCCCCCACTGCTACTGTGACATGGACTGAACCAAGTGCGACTGATAGCCTGAATCCACccgttgccatgacaacaaccCATGTCTCAGGTTCGACCTTTGCTATTGGTCCAACGAATGTGACATATACATTTACTGATGCTGTTTCTAATTCTGCCATGTGTCAGTTTGCTGTTACGATAACAG ACGAGGAGAAGCCTGCATTCTTGAACTGCAGTAGTAATATGACAGTAAACACATCACTCAGTTCCGGCAATACCACGGTGTCCTGGCAACCACCTGTTGCTTCTGACAACTCTGGCCACGTAACTCTGACAGCAAGCCATCAAGTGGGGGCGCTCTTTACGATCGGTCTGACAACGGTGACGTATACAGCCTCCGATCCTGCAGGCAATGAAGTTCAATGCAGTTTTACCATCACTGTGAAAG AATTCGATCCTCCAGTAATTAGAGGTTGTCCGACTGATATAAACCAAGCTACCGACCCCACTTCCCCCACTGCTACTGTGACATGGACTGAACCAAGTGCGACTGATAGCCAGAATCCACccgttgctatgacaacaacCCATGTCTCAGGTTCGCCCTTTGCTATTGGTCCAACGAATGTGACATATACATTTACTGATGCTGTTTCTAATGCTGCCATGTGTCAGTTTGCTGTTACGATAACAG ATGAAGAGAACCCTGTATTCCTGAACTGCAGTAGTAATATGACAGTAAACACATCACTCAGTTCCAGCAATACCACGGTGTCCTGGCAACCACCTGTTGCTTCTGACAACTCCGGCCACGTAAATCTGACAGCAAGCCATCAAGTGGGGGCGCTCTTTACGATCGGTCTGACAACGGTGACGTATACAGCCTCCGATCCAGCAGGCAATGAAGTTCAATGCAGTTTTATCATCACTGTGAAAG AATTCGATCCTCCAGTAATTAGCGGTTGTCCGACTGATATAAACCAAGCTACCGACCCCACTTCCCCCACTGCTACTGTGACATGGACTGAACCAAGTGCGACTGATAGCCAGAATCCACccgttgctatgacaacaacCCATGTCTCAAGTTCGACCTTTGCTATTGGTCCAACGATTGTGACATATACATTTACTGATGCTGTTTCTAATTCTGCCATGTGTCAGTTTGCTGTTACGATAACAG ACGAGGAGAAACCTGTATTCCTGAACTGCAGTAGTAATATGACAGTAAACACATCACTCAGTTCCGGCAAAACCACGGTGTCCTGGCAACCACCTGTTGCTTCTGACAACTCCGGCCACGTAAATCTGACAGCAAGCCATCAAGTGGGGGCGCTCTTTACGATCGGTCTGACAACGGTGACGTATACAGCCTCCGATCCTACAGGCAATGAAGTTCAATGCAGTTTTACCATCACTGTGAAAG AATTCGATCCTCCAGTAATTAGCGGTTGTCCGACTGATATAAACCAAGCTACCGACCCCACTTCCCCCACTGCTACTGTGACATGGACTGAACCAAGTGCGACTGATAGCCAGAATCCACccgttgctatgacaacaacCCAAGTCTCAGGTTCGACCTTTGCTATTGGTCCAACGAATGTGACATATACATTTACTGATGCTGTTTCTAATTCTGCCATGTGTCAGTTTGCTGTTACGATAACAG ACGAGGAGAAACCTGTATTCCTGAACTGCAGTAGTAATATGACAGTAAACACACCACTCAGTTCCGGCAATACCACGGTGTCCTGGCAACCACCTGTTGCTTCTGACAACTCCGGCCACGTAAATCTGACAGCAAGCCATCAAGTGGGGGCGCTCTTTACCATCGGTCTGACAACGGTGACGTATACAGCCTCCGATCCAGCAGGCAATGAAGTTCAATGCAGTTTTACCATCACTGTGAAAG GAACAAATCTACGCGTAAATAGAACACAAACCTACCGTACAGCAACCTTCTCTTCTAGTCCTAACGGACATATGTTTGGTCCAGAAACTGAAGAAATTTTGATTTCGAAGACAGTGGTCAAAGGAAAAATCCAATGTGCTCACAAGTGTCTTAAGGAGCCTTTGTGTCAAAGCTTCAATTTTGACAATAATGACAGGAAGTGTGCTCTATTAAATCACCGCTATGAACTCTGGGAGCTCTCAAATATGGTGGGAGTAGAATATTTCAGACTTTCTGAAGGATGTCCCTGA